From the Haladaptatus caseinilyticus genome, the window GAGTCGCGTTGAGCTCGTAATCATCGTCACAGAATTCTTCGAGCGTTTCAGCAAAGGTTGCACCTTCGCCATGGAGATCCATACCCCACTCGGACTGGAGAAACATCTCAAACTGTTGTTTGATATCGTCGTACGACCAGCGAGAAACGTATGAGACGTACTTTAGAGCCTGAAAGTCGACCGACCCGCGTAGAGCGCCGCGTTTGAGCTCAATGACGACAAGATTCCCTGCACGGTCGATCGCAAGAATATCGATTCCATCATTGAGATCTGCGACGCCAACTTCACGACCGATCACAAGGAAATCTTCACCCAGTATTTCGGCTGTATTGTCGATTACCCATTCACGAAGGTCGTCCTCACTGAGCTGCTCCGTGCTTAATTCGGTCGCAGTGAGTTCGGTTGCTTCTCTCCCCTCTATTCTGAGCATATTGGATGAATACACCAAATCGTCTTAAAATCTGATTAAAGTAGTCGACGAATGAATTAGATTATTATTAGTTCTCAACCTTACTCTGCTCTCCAGAATAATAGTAGAGAATTTATTTTCAGCTCATTGCGGTGGAGTCACGTACAAAACGTTAACTCATATGATGAGACACATAGTATCAAATGCCCTATCTTGATCCTCTCATTGATAATACAGAGCGAACTCTGGAGGAAACATATAGAGACGTCATCTCCGAAAGCGAAGAGGTACGTATCGCAACCGGCTATTTCTATCTCTCCGGCTTCGATCTGTTCAGAGACGACCTCAAGAAGCTCCTTGAGCCAGAGGAACTCGGTCACGCACCTCTGCGGATTATCATGGGGAGGCAGACAAATACACGAACAGTTGAAGAGATCGAAGAGGGTCAAAGTCTTCAGGAGCGTTTTCGAGAGGAATTCAAATCGGATATTGAGGCGCTCAATAACGCACAGATGGGACGACTCGATCGACTTCGATACTTCATCGAACGAGGGCTTGTCGATGTCCGGGTTCGAAACCCCGAGAAGGGATATTTTCATGCAAAGGGTGCATCTTTCAGGGAAGCGACAGACGACCCATCGATGCGAGAGGGAGATATAGATCGACGTGACCCGGCTGTTATCGTCGGATCATCCAATTTCACCCAGAGCGGTCATCAGAACAACATCGAACTGAACCTCACGAGTGCAGATCCGCAGAAGGTCGAAGCGTTCGAGGACTGGTTCGATAACCAGTGGGCAAACTCCGAGGAGTTCTCTCGGGAGATCATCCGAATCATTGAGAACAGTAGCAAGTACCAGAATTGGAAGGAATCCGAAAAAGAAGACGACACCAAAGAGGATGAACGAGAACTCGGGACGTATATCGAACCGTTCGAGCTCTACAAGCTGATGGCCTACGACGCGCTCGGTGGGAGCGTCAGCAGCCGAGATAGCCCACTCTACTACTTCCAGACAATCGGATACGAAAGTGCCAGAGAGAAGCTTGCCAGGTACAACGGGTGTATCATCTCTGACTCAGTCGGTCTCGGGAAGTCCTTTATCGGCAGTGAGCTGCTGCACGATTACCGCCAAGACGGGAAACGCTGTCTACTCATCGTCCCTGCAAACCTGGTCGAGCAGTGGACCGAATTGCTTCAAGCCGCGACTGACGAGAATGGTGACCCGTTCTTCGGGCTTCGAGTGGATAAGACACACCTCGATGTAATGAGTATCAGCAAGTTCCAGGACTATTCGTACGAAGAGGTGCAGGAACTCCGCGAGCAGTTCGACGTCTTGCTCATCGACGAGGCACACCGGTTCCGTAACTTCGGAAAGTGGCGTCCGAAACCCTCCGATGACGATGATTACAAGGGGACGAGACGGCACGCCAACCTCCGTCTCCTTCGAGACAAGACGATGATTCTCTTGACGGCGACGCCACTGAACAACAGTGCGACCGATCTGAAGAACCTCATCGGGCTGTTCACAGACAAAAACGAAATTCGAAACAAGGCAAACCTCGATTTCACCGCGTTCGACCGGTACATCGACATCGCAGAACAACGGAAGCGAGTTGCCGCCGGGAAGGAACAGATGTCTCAAGATGAAGTAGAGGGACTGACTGAGCAACTTCAGAATGAATCCGGAGAGATATCGAAGATTCTGAACGAGGTGATGGTCCTTCGAACTCGGAAGCACGTCAAAGAGACGCTCCTGAAGAAGGACGACGACTTGGAGATGAGTTTCAAACCTCCAAAAATTCAGAAGGAAGAATACACGCTTCCTCCAGCATATCGCCCGGTCTACGATTCACTCCCGGAAGTGATGGACGCGCTTCACCTGCCACACATCACCATCAAAAATCCGCAGGCGGGCAGTACGCTGAAGGCACTCTACAAACTGAACCTGCTCAAACGCCTCGAATCGTCGACGTTCGCGTTCGTCCAAAGTATCGAGACGCTATACGAGAGTGAACAGGGCCTCCTTGCAGTTCTCAACTCCCTGCCCGATGAGGAGAGCATTGACACCCTTCGGACCATTCAGGATGGCGGCGGGGCAGTCACACTCGATGACTACGTACAAGACGGCGAAGCCGCAGAAGATCTAGCACAAACGCTCGAAGAGTTCGGGTTCGATGCAGATTCACTCCGATCTGGCGATGGAGACTCCAGCGACGAACTTGCGGACTTGACTGTCGCAGAGGTGAAGGCGCGTGTCTACGAGGACCTTGCACTCCTTTCGTACTTCCTTCAGCTGTTCATCGCTGACGTTGCGAAGGATGCAGACAACCTCAACGACCACTCTGTTCACGTTCGCCAGTGGCTCGGGAAAAACCACGTCGGATTCATTCCCGATGTCCCTGAGGACGAAGTCGATCCGTTGCTCTTCCCGAGTCAGAACCTCGCTGAGGTAACTACGGAGACGAAAGACTTCTACGATGCAATCTTCCGGCTCCGTGACTTCCGTGACCCGAAGATAGACCGACTGAATGGTGTCCTCGCAGGATATGACAACAAAGTTCTCGTGTTTACGCAGTACCGCGCGACTGCTGACTACGTCTTCCGGACGCTTCTCGAAGACCCTGACTCACCGCTCACAGAGCAGAACAGCACCGTCATCAAAGGCGGAGACGACGACAAACAAGAGAAGATTCGCCGTTTTGCTCCTGACGCATACGGCTATCGTGAAACACTCGAACGGACTGGCGATGGAGAATTGCAGTATGTCGTCGCCACCGACACGCTCAGTGAGGGTGTGAACCTG encodes:
- a CDS encoding helicase-related protein; this translates as MPYLDPLIDNTERTLEETYRDVISESEEVRIATGYFYLSGFDLFRDDLKKLLEPEELGHAPLRIIMGRQTNTRTVEEIEEGQSLQERFREEFKSDIEALNNAQMGRLDRLRYFIERGLVDVRVRNPEKGYFHAKGASFREATDDPSMREGDIDRRDPAVIVGSSNFTQSGHQNNIELNLTSADPQKVEAFEDWFDNQWANSEEFSREIIRIIENSSKYQNWKESEKEDDTKEDERELGTYIEPFELYKLMAYDALGGSVSSRDSPLYYFQTIGYESAREKLARYNGCIISDSVGLGKSFIGSELLHDYRQDGKRCLLIVPANLVEQWTELLQAATDENGDPFFGLRVDKTHLDVMSISKFQDYSYEEVQELREQFDVLLIDEAHRFRNFGKWRPKPSDDDDYKGTRRHANLRLLRDKTMILLTATPLNNSATDLKNLIGLFTDKNEIRNKANLDFTAFDRYIDIAEQRKRVAAGKEQMSQDEVEGLTEQLQNESGEISKILNEVMVLRTRKHVKETLLKKDDDLEMSFKPPKIQKEEYTLPPAYRPVYDSLPEVMDALHLPHITIKNPQAGSTLKALYKLNLLKRLESSTFAFVQSIETLYESEQGLLAVLNSLPDEESIDTLRTIQDGGGAVTLDDYVQDGEAAEDLAQTLEEFGFDADSLRSGDGDSSDELADLTVAEVKARVYEDLALLSYFLQLFIADVAKDADNLNDHSVHVRQWLGKNHVGFIPDVPEDEVDPLLFPSQNLAEVTTETKDFYDAIFRLRDFRDPKIDRLNGVLAGYDNKVLVFTQYRATADYVFRTLLEDPDSPLTEQNSTVIKGGDDDKQEKIRRFAPDAYGYRETLERTGDGELQYVVATDTLSEGVNLQDVHTVINYDLPWNPMRIVQRVGRIDRIGSTADKHVHNFYPDGDIEAAIKLLKRLQAKINDIALIVGKENNILDPNEDEILEKAGVKTQKTIGELELDEIKDTLQRSREVDDYNDLDDTSKNPLLRSAGSDEDEAFERLMLKQELNDDYGLGEEDFEYAEEYFETAPKDRDLLYTNVVDSESGHAPGVFGLAHLWFDDESDAPLGRTRRALYSKRTGKDVDEVSAIRSLKINPDTKGRKMTSHDKRYLEERNAIEGVVERRIEEAKQGLIGTKFEEGDDYSVEQEKIISYLRHLKRNSSGELAKPVDGHTEISEVATIVLERVKEVKLKNTDEDRILRETFRQEDKGLGEWDLDEFFETLVDFLDENIEDSTEYQSKLAGTGDVDARVLCWGVLNR